The genomic interval AAGCAACTTGAATTATTCCTATGTATTGGTACATTCATATTTCTTCTAATTAACATACTTCTACTTATTACTCTGTTACTCTATTGTGATGTCGTttcctgtccctctgtctgttcTGCTCTCACCCCAGCTTTATTCTCATATCTTGACCACGTTTTCCCACGTTTTCCCATTAATCtgggtttcatttttaaagcagcGTTCGCCCTGTGGACTGCAATGAAACGAGCACCAACCTGAGCGTAGCCGTGGATCAGAGTGATGAAGTCGTCGACCGTCATCTGCATCACCACGTGGGGCTCTGGCACACACGCGCTGCCATCGTCGTCTGGCTGGAAACACACAGGGGAAACAGAGGTAGAGGACCAGTGATCCATCACTCGCTACTAAACATTTCATTACAACGCACACACAATGGATGAGTGCTCATAAAAACTGCCTCTAAACCATTGTCCCTTCCGTTTGTCTCAAGTACACATAGTCATGCGTCACCCTGAATGGGGCGCAGCAGTAGGGGCgataatttgtgtttgtttgttatcaCCTGAGCACAGGGAGCCCTCCTCATCCAGCTGACGCTGCGCGGGAATGGTTGCTTCTCTACGGCGCAGCTGCAGCCCAGGGCCTGCACCGACGACAGCAGGGTGCCGCCTCCTTCCAGCTGCAAaagagctgcagacacacacaaaaaaaaataaaaaaccacaTCCACGAACAAATCACAGGTCATAGCTTGAATAATGCCATAAATCTTGGATAAGTCTACAGACCTGGGTCCACGGCCACCACCATGTGCTTGATGCACTCCTCTGGCCTCAAGGCCTTGGCTGCCTCCGCCAGagctttcctctctgctttctgtctctcttgttcCTGCTTTGTTGCCTCCTTGCCCCTCTGCTGTCCCTCCCTGGCCTGCCTCTTCTGCAGAGCCTCCTCCCGGCAGGCCTGGATCTCCTCTTCCGTCCGCTTGGCAGGTTTCCTCCTGGCAGGAGAGGTGTCGGTGGGAGGCGACCATCTCTGAGCAGCCACCACCTCAACTGGGCTCACTGTTCTTACCTGATGGAGGCCGAGCGGACTATCGGACTCAGGAAACACATTCTGGCAAGGGAGCAGAGAGCTGGCCAGATTGGATGGCGAGCAGCGCTCAGCATCTTTCCCATTACCGACGGCGGACGAGGTGCTAATCGCATTGACTCGCCTCTGCTCGAGTCTCTGTGCCAAAGGGACATAAGGTTCCCCGTCATCAGAATCGCTGCTGATCATCAGTACATCAGCCTTCCCTGTGTGTGCGCCCGTGTTGCCCTTCGCTTCTGAGGACTTGGGTTCTGAATTGGAGCCATCTGAATCTGGTTTCCCTGCGTGGCCCTGTGAGGCTCGGCGGAGGCGTCGACCCGGCTGGAGGAAGTCAAACACAGGCAACTCCTCATCTAGGTCACTGGTGGAGTCACTGTAGCTGCCCATGTTCTTTCATGTGCAAGCGAAAGATCCTGTATatgacaaaagagaaaataattacTATAGGATCATCGAAAGGACCAAGCTTTTGCCCCAgaagtgtctttttttcagtttagaGACACCCAACCAAGCTTCATACAGAAATCTTAAAAAATTGTGACATAGTATCTGCCAGATCATTACCTAAATTAGACTGTAAGTATGGTTATTCCTCTAACTCTGGCGTGCAGATAACCCACCACGCAGAACTTATTCCAATAAaattgagttgttgtttttttatacatagTTGGTGCATACTGCTTGTTAACGCCCACaactgtgtgttttggtgtcAGAGAATGTGGAGGACCAATTACAGATGTCAATAAGAAGTAATCAGCAACGTTACTTATCGCTGCTCCGTGGTGCAATGGATAGATTACTATTTTAGCTCTGCAACCATTGGGCAGAACTTACGGAAAAGAAAAACGTTACTTTTATAAATTGTGTTTGGAGCAGCATTTATGTTCTATCAAAAAGACAAGCTGCAGCAAAAGCACTGAGCAGCCAACGTTAAAATAGAAAGAGACGCAGCAGAAGTAAGGTTAGCTGGAAGCTCACTATGCTTTTCATACTCACTTTCTGAAATCTTGCATACAGATGTGAATTAATTGAATAAGTAAGATTCTAAGGTAAGGACTCGCTACTTGCACTAACTGGCTAGCTCAGCACACAGCACGTAAAGTTGTTTTTGCATAAGAGAGCATTTGATTTCCCGGCTAATGTTGCATTCAAATTTGTGGAAAGACCCTAAACTTCCGTTTAACACAGTCTGTCCACTTTTAGCCTATGcttttaaaattaaactaaTTTCATAAGGGACCCTTTTCGTTTGTTTTATGAAAAACTAAAAGTTATGTTTGCCTTAAGCCACTATTAACTCTAATTGTGTAGTGtgacattatatttttttcataaactcAGAATCCtataaatattgttgtttttgttcttttttggcatttcaaatattgtttgtagtttttcttAATGACGCTGAGGCaagcgtttcttttttttagggcATTTCACAACAGCTTTTAAACTAAAGAgggttttgtatttgttgtctGCTGATACGGTCTGACATCTTTCAGGGGGATCTTGAACGcagcaaataaagaaaaactccGGATGTGACGCAACGACGCAGTGGCGCGAGTGACATCATTCAAGATGGCGGCGCTGGCGTCCTTGATGCTGAAGTCCAGAGCA from Anoplopoma fimbria isolate UVic2021 breed Golden Eagle Sablefish chromosome 5, Afim_UVic_2022, whole genome shotgun sequence carries:
- the eme1 gene encoding crossover junction endonuclease EME1, with product MGSYSDSTSDLDEELPVFDFLQPGRRLRRASQGHAGKPDSDGSNSEPKSSEAKGNTGAHTGKADVLMISSDSDDGEPYVPLAQRLEQRRVNAISTSSAVGNGKDAERCSPSNLASSLLPCQNVFPESDSPLGLHQVRTVSPVEVVAAQRWSPPTDTSPARRKPAKRTEEEIQACREEALQKRQAREGQQRGKEATKQEQERQKAERKALAEAAKALRPEECIKHMVVAVDPALLQLEGGGTLLSSVQALGCSCAVEKQPFPRSVSWMRRAPCAQPDDDGSACVPEPHVVMQMTVDDFITLIHGYAQEERLGGSGSGPTLTSWVQEQQRRCPSKVLSLAVIDLEKYFRSQKSQTQKRFREAVAGEERGGGKAKKRRKNGGDEARPEVSRMEVEEAVVHLQLHTGVSIRFLSNWKDFSDHITMTTRAVAEAPFKREREKTGFSFYLESEWAGGQRVDRAGKGLQQVWKRQIQQLNRVSPDMASAILAAYPSPQLLKKAYNLCKTDRERLSLLSDLLIRRGEGVTSTTRRVGPELSKRLFLMMNSCDPQQTLDSTV